A single genomic interval of Candidatus Acidiferrales bacterium harbors:
- the gap gene encoding type I glyceraldehyde-3-phosphate dehydrogenase — protein MAINVGINGFGRIGRNLFRAAYKNKDINIVAVNDITDAKTLAHLLKYDSVLGIFAGDVAAKDGEIVVDGKPVKVLSEKDHHNLHWKDLGVSVVVESTGLKHFTNGDEAKTHIANGAKKVIISAPAKVFDLTVVLGVNDNLYDPKKHNILSNASCTTNCLAPVVKVLRDSFGIKKGLMTTIHSYTNDQRILDLPHSDLRRARAAALSMIPTSTGAAKAIGLVMPDLKGKMDGFSMRVPTPNVSVVDVVVEADKATTKEEVNKALKAASESGPLKGILGYSEEPLVSIDYKGDPRSSIVDALSTMVIVNMIKVISWYDNEWGYSNRVVDLVKKVGLMLD, from the coding sequence ATGGCAATTAACGTCGGCATTAATGGTTTCGGCCGAATTGGAAGAAACTTATTTAGAGCTGCATACAAAAACAAAGATATTAATATCGTAGCAGTAAATGATATTACAGATGCGAAGACCCTTGCGCATCTTCTGAAATATGATTCTGTTTTGGGAATTTTTGCCGGAGACGTCGCGGCGAAAGACGGCGAGATCGTCGTTGATGGAAAACCCGTGAAAGTTCTTTCTGAGAAGGATCATCACAACCTGCATTGGAAAGACCTCGGCGTCAGCGTTGTTGTTGAATCGACAGGCCTGAAGCATTTCACGAATGGCGATGAAGCGAAAACACATATTGCCAACGGCGCTAAGAAGGTGATCATATCCGCTCCAGCAAAGGTGTTTGATCTGACAGTTGTTCTCGGCGTCAATGATAATCTCTACGATCCGAAGAAACACAACATACTTTCAAATGCGAGCTGCACCACGAACTGCCTTGCACCGGTCGTGAAAGTCTTGAGAGATTCTTTCGGAATAAAGAAGGGGTTGATGACGACGATCCACTCTTACACGAACGATCAGCGCATCCTTGACCTTCCGCACTCCGATCTGCGACGCGCTCGTGCCGCCGCTCTCTCGATGATTCCTACTTCGACAGGAGCAGCGAAGGCAATCGGTCTGGTCATGCCCGACTTGAAGGGCAAGATGGACGGCTTTTCGATGAGAGTCCCAACGCCGAATGTCAGTGTCGTCGACGTTGTTGTCGAAGCCGACAAGGCGACGACCAAGGAAGAAGTTAACAAGGCACTCAAAGCCGCTTCTGAATCAGGCCCGCTGAAAGGAATCCTTGGCTACAGCGAAGAGCCGCTTGTCTCCATCGATTACAAAGGCGATCCGCGCTCTTCTATCGTCGATGCACTTAGCACCATGGTCATCGTCAATATGATAAAAGTTATATCATGGTACGACAACGAGTGGGGCTATTCCAACCGCGTAGTCGATCTGGTGAAAAAAGTCGGCTTGATGCTCGACTAG
- a CDS encoding phosphoglycerate kinase: protein METTFNKKTIDDIDVKGKKVLVRVDFNVPLDENKKVTDDKRIVESLPTIRKILKDGGMPILMSHLGRPKGKPKPEFSLAPVAKRLGELLSSNVIMAADCIGAEAKKAVASAKPGDVVLLENLRFHAEEEANDENFSKELASLGDVYVNDAFGSAHRAHASTEGVTRFLKPAVGGYLMQKELQYLSQAVENPNRPYVAIIGGAKISGKIDVINNLLGKVDALIIGGGMMFTFLKAMGKEIGNSILEADKVDLAKGLVQNKKLLLPVDCVVADKFENTAAKKIVTVDAIPQGWVGMDIGPKSIDLFRSEIIKSKTVVWNGPMGVFEMDNFAAGTKAIADALVEATKKGASTIVGGGDSAAAIAKFGLEKSVSHVSTGGGASLEFLEGKILPGVAALDNK from the coding sequence ATGGAAACAACTTTCAACAAAAAAACTATCGATGACATTGATGTAAAAGGCAAGAAAGTTCTGGTCAGGGTTGATTTCAATGTACCGCTGGATGAGAATAAAAAAGTTACCGATGATAAGCGAATTGTCGAATCATTGCCGACGATCAGGAAGATTTTGAAAGACGGCGGCATGCCGATCTTGATGAGCCATCTCGGCCGTCCTAAGGGCAAGCCGAAGCCGGAATTCTCGCTTGCTCCGGTTGCGAAGAGATTAGGCGAACTTTTATCTTCTAATGTAATAATGGCCGCCGATTGCATAGGGGCCGAGGCAAAGAAGGCTGTTGCATCCGCGAAGCCGGGTGATGTGGTTCTCCTTGAAAACCTTCGCTTCCATGCTGAAGAGGAAGCAAATGACGAAAACTTCTCCAAGGAGTTGGCTTCGCTTGGCGATGTTTATGTGAACGATGCTTTCGGGAGCGCTCACCGCGCGCACGCTTCGACTGAAGGCGTGACCCGTTTCTTGAAGCCCGCGGTCGGCGGTTACCTCATGCAGAAGGAATTACAATATCTCTCGCAGGCAGTCGAAAATCCAAACCGTCCTTACGTCGCGATCATCGGCGGGGCGAAGATCTCCGGCAAGATCGATGTCATCAACAACCTTCTCGGCAAAGTAGACGCTCTCATCATAGGCGGCGGAATGATGTTCACTTTCTTGAAGGCGATGGGGAAGGAAATCGGCAATTCGATTTTGGAAGCCGACAAAGTTGATCTTGCAAAAGGGTTGGTGCAGAATAAGAAGCTTCTTTTGCCGGTAGATTGTGTTGTTGCCGATAAATTTGAGAACACCGCCGCGAAAAAAATCGTAACCGTAGATGCGATCCCGCAAGGCTGGGTTGGGATGGACATCGGTCCCAAAAGCATCGACCTTTTCCGCAGTGAGATAATCAAATCCAAAACTGTAGTCTGGAACGGACCGATGGGCGTATTCGAAATGGATAACTTCGCCGCAGGCACGAAAGCTATCGCCGATGCGCTCGTTGAGGCAACAAAGAAGGGCGCTTCGACAATTGTCGGCGGAGGCGATTCAGCCGCAGCTATTGCCAAATTCGGCCTGGAGAAGAGTGTTTCGCACGTTTCGACGGGAGGCGGAGCCTCTTTGGAATTCCTCGAAGGAAAGATTCTTCCGGGCGTCGCGGCGCTTGATAATAAATAA
- a CDS encoding rhomboid family intramembrane serine protease encodes MSYYTNYSGYYTPPSSFRFFPKGMKFLLVANVGIFIFQLFLQFGLRIGDVYLYNIFLGVLALDPIGQGFMPWQLVTYMFLHGGFFHIFFNMLALWMFGVELENVWGTRRFLTYYFLCGIGAGLSNLFIAPLFTIPGPTIGASGAIYGILIAFGMLFPEAPVFIYFLFPIKAKYFVAIYFGMELVYGVSGSQDGVAHFAHLGGAVVGLVYLMAYRRSIPAFDRITDSLKRTAGGIQQRLRTKKSFGNREIISDVYFEEMKKKPGSDENKFDQDKLDEILDKISASGYDSLTEDEKKILFNASKKLN; translated from the coding sequence ATGAGTTATTACACGAATTACTCCGGCTATTACACGCCTCCGTCGAGTTTCAGATTCTTCCCGAAGGGGATGAAATTCCTCCTCGTAGCTAACGTCGGCATTTTTATATTCCAGCTTTTTCTCCAGTTCGGATTGAGGATCGGCGACGTTTACCTGTACAATATTTTTCTCGGCGTGCTCGCTCTTGACCCGATCGGCCAGGGGTTCATGCCGTGGCAGCTGGTCACATATATGTTTCTTCACGGCGGGTTCTTTCACATTTTTTTCAACATGCTCGCACTCTGGATGTTCGGAGTCGAGCTGGAAAACGTCTGGGGGACACGAAGATTTCTTACCTATTATTTTCTTTGCGGCATCGGTGCGGGGCTTTCGAACTTATTCATCGCGCCGCTGTTCACGATTCCAGGTCCGACCATAGGTGCATCGGGGGCAATTTACGGAATCCTGATCGCCTTCGGGATGCTGTTCCCCGAAGCGCCGGTATTCATTTATTTTCTTTTCCCGATCAAGGCGAAATATTTCGTCGCGATTTATTTTGGGATGGAATTGGTTTACGGCGTGTCGGGCTCACAGGACGGAGTGGCGCACTTCGCGCATCTCGGCGGTGCCGTCGTCGGATTGGTCTATCTCATGGCGTATAGAAGATCGATCCCTGCATTTGACAGAATAACAGACTCCCTTAAACGGACTGCGGGCGGGATCCAGCAGAGGCTTCGAACCAAGAAATCCTTCGGAAACAGGGAAATAATTTCTGATGTCTACTTTGAAGAGATGAAAAAAAAACCGGGCTCAGACGAGAACAAGTTCGACCAGGATAAGCTGGACGAGATACTTGACAAGATCAGCGCATCCGGGTATGATTCGCTGACCGAAGACGAGAAGAAAATATTGTTCAATGCGAGTAAGAAACTGAATTGA
- the ispG gene encoding flavodoxin-dependent (E)-4-hydroxy-3-methylbut-2-enyl-diphosphate synthase — translation MIDLPVISEKTETHVQHEVRFPLRKSRRVHIGNVPVGGGAPISVQTMTKTKTSDVDATVKQIIDAADAGCDIVRVTVNDKEAAAAIGEIVRQSPIPVVADIHFNHVFALKALEAGIAKVRLNPGNIGSVDRIRQVLSLAKERKVPIRIGVNSGSLEKDILEKHGYPTAEALYESAMRHVGICEENDFHDIIISVKSTDVRLMIEAYRLIAQRTEYPLHLGVTEAGPTRIGTIKSSVGIGTLLAEGIGDTIRVSLTDDPPKEVEVGKEILRSLGLATRNVELIACPTCGRLDVDLFSITRALEDRLAGMKKPVKIAILGCVVNGPGEASEADIGVACGKGVGILYRKGEVVRRVKEEEIVNAVVEEVEKFQPETN, via the coding sequence ATGATAGATTTGCCGGTGATTTCAGAAAAAACAGAAACACATGTCCAGCACGAAGTGAGGTTCCCGCTTCGAAAGTCTCGGAGAGTTCACATAGGGAATGTGCCGGTCGGCGGCGGTGCGCCGATCTCTGTACAGACCATGACGAAGACAAAGACCTCCGACGTAGATGCAACCGTGAAACAAATAATCGATGCCGCCGATGCCGGATGTGATATTGTGCGTGTTACCGTGAACGATAAAGAAGCCGCTGCAGCGATCGGAGAAATAGTCAGGCAGTCGCCGATTCCCGTTGTTGCGGACATCCATTTTAATCACGTCTTTGCATTGAAAGCTCTTGAAGCAGGGATCGCGAAGGTCAGACTGAATCCGGGCAACATCGGAAGCGTCGACAGAATCCGTCAAGTACTGAGTCTTGCGAAGGAGCGCAAGGTGCCGATAAGGATCGGTGTTAATTCAGGCTCACTCGAGAAAGACATCCTTGAGAAACACGGTTACCCGACCGCCGAAGCACTTTATGAAAGCGCAATGCGGCATGTCGGGATTTGTGAGGAAAACGATTTTCACGACATAATTATTTCCGTGAAATCAACCGACGTAAGGTTGATGATCGAAGCTTACAGGTTGATCGCACAGAGAACCGAGTACCCTCTCCACCTCGGCGTAACCGAGGCAGGACCGACCCGTATCGGCACTATAAAATCTTCGGTTGGCATCGGGACGCTCCTCGCGGAAGGAATCGGCGACACGATAAGAGTTTCCTTGACAGACGATCCGCCGAAGGAAGTTGAAGTCGGCAAGGAGATACTGCGTTCGCTGGGACTCGCGACGAGGAATGTTGAGCTGATTGCATGTCCGACATGCGGGAGACTTGACGTCGATCTTTTTTCGATCACGCGCGCGCTTGAAGACAGGCTGGCCGGAATGAAGAAGCCCGTGAAGATCGCGATACTGGGATGTGTTGTAAATGGTCCTGGCGAGGCGAGCGAAGCGGACATCGGTGTTGCCTGCGGAAAAGGTGTAGGTATCCTGTACCGCAAAGGCGAGGTGGTGCGCCGCGTCAAAGAAGAAGAGATCGTGAATGCGGTCGTCGAAGAGGTCGAAAAGTTTCAGCCGGAAACCAATTAA
- a CDS encoding histidine triad nucleotide-binding protein gives MDCVFCKIAEGKSPADFVLKDGDVFAIRDRHPVAPTHILIIPKKHISSLVELDRAGDSSLISKMISTAVEVAEKVSLSERGFRLVWNCRTEGGQTVDHIHIHLIGGRQMKWPPG, from the coding sequence TTGGATTGCGTTTTTTGCAAAATAGCAGAGGGAAAATCCCCGGCAGATTTTGTTCTAAAAGACGGCGACGTCTTCGCAATCAGAGACAGGCATCCCGTTGCTCCCACTCATATTCTGATCATTCCTAAGAAACACATTTCAAGTCTGGTGGAGCTGGACCGCGCCGGTGACTCCTCCCTGATTTCTAAGATGATCTCGACCGCTGTCGAGGTCGCGGAAAAAGTTTCGCTATCGGAACGAGGGTTCAGACTGGTTTGGAATTGCCGGACGGAAGGAGGCCAGACAGTCGATCATATTCATATTCACCTGATCGGCGGCAGACAGATGAAGTGGCCGCCGGGGTAA